A part of Candida albicans SC5314 chromosome 2, complete sequence genomic DNA contains:
- the ARO3 gene encoding 3-deoxy-7-phosphoheptulonate synthase (3-deoxy-D-arabinoheptulosonate-7-phosphate synthase; aromatic amino acid synthesis; GCN-regulated; feedback-inhibited by phe if expressed in S. cerevisiae; decreased in stationary phase; flow model biofilm repressed): MFITNEHVGDRSRMEDWRIRGYDPLTPPDLLQHEYPLTPESQKIIVEGRNAACDILNGKDDRLIIVIGPCSIHDPQAALDYCERLYQASEKHKGELLIVMRAYLEKPRTTVGWKGLINDPDIDGTFHINKGLRIARKLFVQLTSKLPIAGEMLDTISPQFLSDLFSVGAIGARTTESQLHRELASGLSFPVGFKNGTDGTLGVAIDALRAASHPHHFLSVTKPGVVAIVGTDGNQDCFVILRGGKKGTNYDAKSVQETQEELIKSKVVTESKPGPRIMVDCSHGNSNKDHRNQPKVAQVVAEQVAGGDKSICGLMIESNINDGRQDVPPKEQGGKDALKYGVSITDACIGWETTEEVLEVLANAVKTRRSL; the protein is encoded by the exons ATGTTTATTACAAACGAACACGTTGGTGACAGAAGTCGTATGGAAGATTGGAGAA TCCGTGGTTACGATCCATTAACTCCTCCAGATCTTTTACAACATGAATACCCATTAACTCCTGAATCACAGAAGATTATCGTTGAAGGTAGAAATGCTGCTTGTGATATTTTGAACGGCAAAGACGATAGAttgattattgttattggaCCTTGTTCGATTCATGATCCTCAAGCTGCCTTGGATTACTGTGAAAGATTATATCAAGCTTCTGAAAAACACAAGGGtgaattattgattgttatGAGAGCATACTTGGAAAAACCAAGAACCACAGTTGGTTGGAAAGGTTTAATTAACGACCCAGATATCGATGGTACCTTCCATATAAATAAGGGGTTGAGAATTGCCAGAAAGTTGTTTGTTCAATTAACTTCAAAATTACCAATTGCTGGTGAAATGTTGGATACAATCTCACCTCAATTTTTATCTGATTTATTCTCAGTGGGGGCTATTGGTGCAAGAACCACCGAATCGCAGTTGCACAGAGAGTTGGCATCTGGATTATCATTCCCAGTTGGATTCAAAAACGGTACCGATGGTACTTTGGGTGTTGCCATTGACGCTTTAAGAGCTGCTTCTCATCCACATCATTTCCTTTCAGTCACAAAACCTGGTGTTGTCGCAATTGTTGGGACTGATGGGAACCAAGACTGTTTTGTTATATTAAGAGGTGGTAAGAAGGGTACAAACTATGATGCCAAATCCGTACAAGAAACACAAGAagaattaatcaaatcaaaagttGTTACCGAAAGTAAGCCTGGTCCAAGAATTATGGTTGATTGTTCTCATGGTAATTCTAATAAAGATCATAGAAATCAACCGAAAGTTGCCCAAGTTGTTGCTGAACAAGTGGCCGGTGGTGATAAATCCATATGTGGATTAATGATTGAGAGTAATATAAATGATGGAAGACAAGATGTTCCACCAAAGGAACAAGGTGGTAAAGATGCTTTGAAATACGGTGTTTCTATTACCGATGCTTGTATTGGTTGGGAAACCACAGAAGAAGTTTTGGAGGTTTTAGCCAATGCTGTCAAAACTAGAAGATCTTTATAG
- a CDS encoding uncharacterized protein (Protein of unknown function; Hap43-repressed gene), whose translation MRSFIKSHRKTDSTVSSTLESPLLENNHATSTHGHSNSATLISPPDDYHPPVSYSNRSSTTPIPSPKIQQHPQFTPPQANHSNSSSISSPKKLLTPIKNLFASSSHSKSTVATPSSSENLSNCINGISPKESKVKFLKHKRRESHISITNELTKLPKEPLNSLYDNKTYTKLTSFEHTKTKSSKHRSSTIETSKQNSQSNERRPSSTTSESNNRSEHFADSNQRKSLLDPSTTTSGLGPPISLSQTPSYASSNTSIAESESKFNTKTVLLDEIPLSENDKTTKKKQTSERMVDFEFPSKEIYETQNKKEQHQQSFYDQDEDNKDDDDNDDDDDDDNSSQFSFVHDMKGGRNTSVKYYKTKNSKNTNNDEGLSNTFNELDLGYEVDEFSDYDYENNGGDLDDEYDDFGGFEEDDEDENYNKYFGSDLEDTNDDEGIFHRSSVDNQSPERNVITPDLENKTAPESTNTREKLGESLLPIDSDRPNKRNKFNGSFHLSIVGPKTQSPKPSPTKSGFEEDILENYLDKSDRSSTNSDDSSLDQGDFDTCNFELFALNSPIINGLTIGNNLRHRGGRDRDFINTNRLIIHRKPIDFYDDNSNVSGFHLNNKERSKLYLHAFHGSIDDGFNKAVDEKVKQFDEFTTKLTNTSEHIKENIGLGITTATEANQEKSRSAYAGSISTNDSATSRLTAPTSDMVSSSTETSTIPINNASKSNIADTASFRQSVNDMMALLGSLESKQAKAEDENFLKKANNSNTQRNSIIDMMGILGKLEDDINKQTGSTEKAKSEVRNSIVGMMDLLANLESKESNTGAGKTNANNKEESKKLRSSVAGMMDLLANLENTTTTNDKPKQSNRKSVVDMMSTLSALQEPPVIENNANSNMQANTAKSLEHEPKRKASFKRYSWFNSQESLSIKGKSQVKECDPTDDNDKYNTSLDQDLLDEINQIPDDFDFDQKPPETEKYKRLSQERSGFYRSNSYNRKPKKTVISNQFLSNKIETLNKTVTFYKSSSPSSSIFDSRSRSVSRGPSTRSMNSFASVSEEVNEEDENLEENEGGGDENYSELIKEVNGDTNFRFQVTPSSYSSKDLRTIKEVTNSPNPNK comes from the coding sequence ATGAGATCATTTATCAAATCCCATAGAAAGACTGATTCAACTGTATCCAGCACTTTGGAAAGTCCACTACTAGAAAATAATCATGCCACCTCCACTCACGGTCATTCAAACTCGGCTACTTTGATTTCACCTCCAGATGATTATCATCCTCCAGTATCATACAGTAATCGttcttcaacaacaccGATTCCTTCCCCGAAAATACAACAGCATCCTCAATTTACACCACCACAAGCAAACCACTCGAATTCTTCCAGCATTAGTTCACcaaagaaattattaactCCTATTAAGAATTTATTTGCATCATCTTCACATTCCAAATCTACCGTGGCCACGCCTAGTTCAAGTGAGAATTTGAGTAATTGCATAAACGGGATATCTCCAAAAGAGTCGAAAGTGAAATTCTTGAAACataaaagaagagaaagtCATATTTCCATAACCAATGAGTTGACGAAACTACCGAAGGAACCGTTGAATAGTTTATATGATAATAAGACCTACACCAAGCTAACCTCTTTTGAACACACCAAAACGAAATCATCCAAGCATAGGTCATCCACAATCGAAACAAGTAAACAGAACTCCCAATCAAATGAGAGACGACCCAGTTCAACCACATCGGAAAGCAACAATAGAAGTGAACACTTTGCTGATTCGAATCAGAGAAAATCGTTACTCGATCCATCAACTACAACTTCGGGGTTGGGACCTCCCATATCATTGTCACAAACCCCGTCATATGCATCTAGTAATACATCAATTGCAGAAAGTGAAAGTAAGTTCAATACTAAAACTGTTTTGTTGGATGAAATACCACTACTGGAAAATGATAAAAccacaaaaaagaaacaaactTCTGAACGAAtggttgattttgaatttccaAGTAAGGAAATATATGAAACACAGAACAAAAAAGAGCAACACCAACAGAGTTTTTATGACCAGGATGAAGACAATAAGGACGACGACgacaatgatgatgatgatgatgacgataaTTCATCtcaattttcatttgtgCACGATATGAAGGGTGGAAGAAACACTTCTGTTAAATACtacaaaactaaaaattctaaaaacactaataatgatgaaggGTTACTGAATACATTCAACGAGCTTGATTTGGGGTATGAAGTAGATGAGTTTTCTGATTACGATTATGAAAATAATGGGGGTGATTTGGATGATGAATACGATGATTTTGGCGgatttgaagaagatgatgaagatgaaaactACAACAAGTATTTTGGTAGTGATTTGGAAGATACgaatgatgatgaaggaATTTTTCATAGAAGTTCTGTTGATAATCAAAGTCCTGAACGGAATGTGATTACTCCTGATTTAGAAAACAAAACTGCACCAGAACTGACTAACACCCGTGAAAAACTTGGTGAATCTTTGCTTCCTATCGATAGTGACCGTCCaaataaaagaaacaagTTTAATGGATCTTTTCATTTATCGATTGTTGGTCCCAAAACCCAATCACCAAAGCCCAGTCCAACGAAATCAGgttttgaagaagatattTTAGAAAACTATCTTGATAAAAGTGATAGATCTTCAACAAACTCAGACGATAGCTCATTAGATCAAGGTGATTTTGATACTTGTAATTTTGAGTTGTTTGCCTTAAATAGTCCGATTATAAATGGTTTGACAATTGGTAACAATTTACGTCATCGAGGTGGTCGTGATAGAGATTTTATCAACACAAATCGATTGATCATCCACAGGAAACCTATTGATTTTTATGATGACAACTCAAACGTTTCTGGGTTTcatttaaacaataaagagagatcaaaattatatttGCATGCATTTCATggatcaattgatgatggATTTAATAAGGCAGTGGATGAAAAAGTTAAACAGTTTGATGAGTTCACTACAAAATTAACAAATACATCGGAACACATTAAGGAGAATATTGGATTAGGGATTACCACGGCAACAGAAGCCAACCAGGAGAAACTGAGACTGGCATATGCTGGAAGTATATCTACGAATGATTCAGCGACAAGTAGATTGACTGCTCCAACTAGTGATATGGTTAGTAGCAGCACTGAAACCTCTACAATTCCTATAAATAACGCCTCAAAGCTGAATATTGCCGATACTGCTTCTTTCCGACAATCAGTTAATGATATGATGGCATTATTAGGTAGCTTGGAAAGTAAACAAGCAAAAGCTGAAGATGAAAACTTCCTCAAAAAAGctaataatagtaatactCAGCGAAACTCGATTATTGATATGATGGGTATTCTTGGGAAATTAGAGGATGATATAAATAAGCAGACTGGATCTACCGAGAAAGCTAAACTGGAGGTTCGAAATTCTATAGTAGGGATGATGGATTTGTTGGCCAATTTAGAATCGAAAGAGCTGAACACAGGAGCTGGTAAAACCAACGCCAACAATAAAGAAGaatccaaaaaattgaGGTCCTCGGTTGCTGGTATGATGGATCTATTAGCAAATTTGGAGAATACTACCACAACAAACGATAAACCTAAACAAAGCAATCGGAAATCAGTAGTTGATATGATGTCAACTTTATCGGCTTTGCAAGAACCACCTgtaattgaaaacaatgCAAACCTGAATATGCAAGCCAACACAGCAAAATCATTAGAACATGAACCAAAACGAAAGGCATCATTCAAAAGATATTCATGGTTTAATAGCCAAGAAAGTTTATCAATCAAAGGTAAACTGCAGGTGAAAGAGTGTGACCCAACAGATGACAATGATAAATATAACACATCATTAGATCAAGATTTATTAGatgaaatcaatcaaattcctgatgattttgattttgatcaGAAACCACCAGaaactgaaaaatataaacgGTTATCACAAGAACGTAGTGGGTTTTATCGATCTAATTCATATAATAGAAAACCGAAAAAAACTGTcatatcaaatcaatttttatcaaataaaattgaaacattaAATAAAACCGTCACATTTTATAAAAGCTCATCACCTTCCTCGTCGATTTTTGATTCTAGAAGTCGCAGTGTAAGTAGAGGTCCTTCTACACGGTCTATGAACTCATTTGCTTCTGTAAGTGAAGAAGTGAATGAAGAGGATGAAAATTTAGAGGAAAATGAAGGTGGTGGAGATGAAAATTATAgtgaattgattaaagaaGTGAATGGTGATACTAATTTCCGGTTTCAGGTCACCCCGAGCTCGTATAGCTCCAAAGATTTAAGGACAATTAAAGAAGTTACAAACAGTCCAAACCCAAATAAATAG